From Halapricum desulfuricans, a single genomic window includes:
- a CDS encoding class I SAM-dependent methyltransferase, protein MTDDVAEHAARFDEKAGEYDDGDHSPEYRQCRDLVIEHAAVDADDIVLDLGTGTGAIALALASDADRVIGRDVSEGMLGQAREKAAEAGIENAEFDTGRFREPNVDSDVDVVVSNFAMHHLSDADKRDAIDVIAGLAPDRFVLGDVMLFGEADPEEPFYSPAVDDPATVGVLADALTDAGFALTAVERVHEQVGVLVAERAGADQT, encoded by the coding sequence ATGACTGACGACGTTGCGGAACACGCGGCCAGGTTCGACGAGAAAGCCGGCGAATACGACGACGGCGACCACAGCCCCGAGTACCGCCAGTGCCGTGATCTGGTGATCGAGCACGCGGCGGTCGACGCGGACGACATCGTGCTCGACCTGGGAACCGGAACTGGCGCGATCGCGCTCGCGCTGGCGTCGGATGCCGACCGCGTGATCGGACGGGACGTGAGCGAGGGCATGCTCGGGCAGGCCCGCGAAAAGGCTGCCGAGGCAGGCATCGAAAACGCCGAATTCGACACCGGGCGGTTCCGGGAGCCGAACGTGGACAGCGACGTGGATGTCGTCGTCTCGAACTTCGCGATGCATCACCTCTCGGATGCGGACAAGCGCGACGCAATCGACGTGATCGCGGGACTCGCACCCGACCGGTTCGTACTGGGCGACGTCATGTTGTTCGGTGAGGCCGATCCCGAGGAGCCGTTCTACTCGCCGGCGGTCGACGATCCGGCGACGGTCGGCGTGCTGGCGGATGCGCTGACCGACGCCGGGTTCGCGCTGACGGCCGTCGAGCGGGTCCACGAACAGGTCGGCGTGCTCGTCGCCGAGCGGGCAGGGGCGGATCAGACGTGA
- a CDS encoding Rpp14/Pop5 family protein gives MKHLPKHLQPRWRYLTVRLETWPDGTLDRGPFQREVWYAAQNLLGDVASADADLTVVRFESWEGGAEAIVRVRRGESERARAMLACVDAVGTDPVGLQVAGISGTVRACEEKYMRGPPERTEQRRVTVEDAERSAVARNGRLDYRTDDGFTAGTELDTE, from the coding sequence GTGAAACACCTGCCGAAACACCTCCAGCCACGGTGGCGATACCTGACCGTCCGGCTCGAAACGTGGCCCGACGGGACCCTTGATCGGGGCCCCTTCCAGCGGGAGGTGTGGTACGCCGCACAGAACCTGCTCGGCGACGTCGCCAGCGCGGACGCCGACCTCACGGTCGTTCGCTTCGAGAGCTGGGAGGGCGGCGCCGAAGCCATCGTCCGGGTCCGACGCGGCGAGAGCGAGCGTGCCAGGGCAATGCTCGCGTGTGTCGACGCGGTCGGGACGGACCCGGTCGGACTGCAAGTCGCGGGCATCAGCGGGACCGTCCGGGCCTGTGAAGAAAAGTATATGCGTGGGCCGCCGGAACGAACGGAGCAGAGACGCGTCACAGTCGAAGACGCGGAGCGGTCGGCCGTCGCCCGGAACGGGCGGCTGGACTACCGCACAGACGACGGGTTCACGGCTGGGACGGAACTCGACACCGAGTAA